The Saliniramus fredricksonii genome segment TCCCCACGATTGATCCACGCGCCATCGCCGCCGCAATCCTGCCGCTGGCGGACCCTGCCGTTGCAATCGCCACGCTTGCCTGTCCGATCCGCGATGAAGACGAGGCGAATGATCCCAATATCGTCAAGGTGGTCGGCTCACCCGTTTCCGCCGGGCGGCTGCGCGCACTCTATTTCACCCGGGCCCGTGCACCGTGGGGCGAAGGGCCGCTCTATCATCACATCGGGCTCTACGCCTTCCGCCGGCGCGCACTGGAGCGCTTCATCGGCCTTGCGCCGTCGGCTCTGGAGATGCGTGAGAAACTCGAGCAGTTGCGCGCGCTGGAAGACGGCATGCGCATCGACGTCACCGTGGTCGATGATGCACCCTTTGGCGTCGACACACCCGAATCCCTGGCGCGCGCCCGCGCCGTTCTCGGAGAGCCTTCATGAGCAAGATCATCGCCTTTCAGGGCGAGCGCGGCGCGAATTCGAACATCGCCTGCCTCGACGTCCATCCGGATTGGACGCCGCTGCCGTGCCCGACCTTCGAGGATGCCTTTGCCGCCCTGAAGGAAGGCCAGGCGCAGCTTGCGATGATCCCGATCGAGAATTCGGTTGCTGGGCGCGTCGCCGATATCCACCATCTGCTCCCGGAATCCGGGCTTCACATCATCGGTGAATATTTCCTGCCCGTCCGCCATCAGCTGATGGCGGTGAAGGGGGCGACGCTCGCCACGATTCGGACCGTTCAGAGCCACGTCCAGGCGCTCGGCCAGTGCCGACGCACCCTGCGCAAGCTCAACCTCGTCCCCGTCGTCGGTGCCGACACGGCGGGCTCCGCGCGTCAGATTGCGGAGCTGGCCGATCCGACCCGCGCGGCCATCGCTCCGAAGCTTGCCGCGGAGGTCTACGGTCTCGAAATCCTCGCCGCCGATATCGAGGACGAGGCGCACAATACGACGCGCTTCATCATCCTTGCCAATGATCCGCTTGAGATCGCCGCCGGCACGGCGGATTGCGTGACGAGCTTCGTCTTCCGCGTGCGCAACATCCCCGCCGCGCTCTACAAGGCGATGGGCGGTTTCGCGACCAACGGCGTCAACATGACCAAGCTCGAGAGCTACATGATCGAAGGCCATTTCACCGCGACCCAGTTCTACGCGGAGGTCGATGGCCACAAGGACGAGCCGCATCTGCGCCGCGCGCTGGAGGAACTCGCCTTCTTCTCGCGCGAATTGAACGTGCTCGGCGTCTACCCCGCCCATCCGTTCCGCCGCAAGCTGCGCGACACGATGGACGAGGAATGAGCCGGGGCGCGGCTCATCGGGCGAGGTAGAGCCGCACCAGGTGATGCGCGATCGCGACTGGCGGCGGGGTGCGCAGATTGTCGGGATGGCGGTCCTCCAGCATCAGTGCGACGTCGTCGCGCGAGAACCAGCGCACGTCCTCCATTTCCTCGTAATCGATGTCGAGGCTGTCATCAGCGGCGATGCCGTGGCAGCCGATCATCAGGGAGGAGGGGAAGGGCCAGGGCTGGGAGAGCATGTAGCGCACCTCGCCGACACGCACCCCCGCTTCCTCGAAGGTCTCGCGCCGCACCGCATCCTCGACCGTCTCGCCCGGTTCGACGAAGCCTGCGAGGCAGGAATAATTGCCTGCCGGAAAGCGCGCCTGGCGCCCGAGCAGGATCCGCTCGCCATGGGTGATCAGCATGATCGCGACGGGGTCGGTGCGGGGAAAATGCTGCGTGCCGCAGGCATCACAATCGCGGCGAAAGCCCGAAGCGCTCGCGCGGGTCGGCGCTCCGCAATTCGCGCAGAAGCGGTGCCGCGCATGCCATGAAAGCAGGGATTTCGCCTCGGCCAGCATTCCGGCCTCGCGCTCGGGCACGAGCCCCTGCGTGGCGACGGAGCGCAGATCGAGCACGAAGCAAGTACCGTCTCGCTCGAAAGCCTCCAGCTGATCCGCTGCGGTGAGCAGGGCAAGCACATGGCTGCCGTCGAGAGTGCCGAGATAGACCTCCTCCGCGACCGGCAGAGCGCCGCGTATGGCGGCGGGATGAAGGGCGCTGAGCCCTGATTCGGTGTGGCGCAGAATCGGAATGTCGCCGGCGAAGAGCACGATCCGTGCCTGCGGATCGTGGCGATGGCGTGCGAGCGCATCGTCGCCGCGCTCGCTCGTGTGGCGCATCAGCCCATTGGTGGCAAAGCCCATGGGCGGGTGGCCCTTCGTGAAATCGGTCATGCCTTTCGGCGCCCCTCTTCTCGGGATTGTCAGGCTTCCGCGAAGGCCTGTGTGAAACGGTCGATCAGGGGCTGAACCCCGTGGGCGGGATAGGTGCGGCGTTCGCCATGGCCCCAGACGGGACCAGGCCAGGCAGGATCGGAGAGAAAGCGTCCGATCACGTGGAGATGGAACTGCGCGACGACATTGCCGAGATTCGCGACATTCACCTTGTCCGGATCGGCAACCTTGCGCATCACCGACACGGCGATACGCGCCTCTTCCATCAACTGGCGTGCATCCTCGGGCGCGAGATCGTCCAGTTCGACGATATCGGGCCGGCGCGGCACCAGGATCAGCCAGGGAAAGCGCGCATCGTTCATCAGACGCACGCTGCACAATTCGAGATCACCGAGTGCGATCGTATCGGCTTCGAGGCGGGTATCGAGAGAGAAGTCGCTCATATCTGCTGTGTAGCGCGCAATCGCCCGCCGGCAAATGCGAAATCCGTCACCGTCACGCTGCGCACGGGCAGGTGGGAAAACCGTGGCGGTTGGACAAGGGGCGAAACCCGATGCACGGTTTCGCGTTTCCTTGAAGGGGCAACGTACACGCTTGGGGGGCAATCCGGGAGGCGCCGATGTGCGATGAGAACACCGGCGGAAAGCCGAGCAGGAAGCGCGAAACGGCCAGAGGCGGAGCGATGAAAGCCGCATCGAGGAAATCGTCGGCGCCCGCGAAGAACACGCGCAGGCAATCCTGCGCCTCTCACGACATCCCGCGCCCCTGGCGCGATCACTATCCCGATTTCGTGGCGCACGAGATCGACGAGAGCGCCGTGCCCGATCTCGCCGGTCTGTATGATCGCGCCGTCTCGCGTTTCGGCCAGGCCGATGCCTTCGAGAGCTTCGGGGTACGGATGCGCTTCACGGATCTCGACGGGCATGTGCGGGCCGTTGCCGCCTGGCTGAGCGCGCAGGGTTACGGCAGGGGCGATCGCATCGCGGTGATGATGCCCAACGTCATGGCCTACCCGGCCATTCTGTTCGGCATCCTCAAGGCCGGCTGTGTCGTCGTCAATGTCAACCCGCTCTACACCGTGCGCGAGCTCAGGCACCAGATCACGGATTCCGGGGCGAAAGTCTTGTTTGTGTTGGAAAATTTTGCTCATACGGTCGAGCGTTCGGATCTGGCGAAGGCGGCGCTGGAGCACGTCGTGCTCGTCGCGCCGGGCGATCTGCTCGGGCTCAAGGGCCATCTCGTCAATGCGGTATCGCGCTACGTGAAACGCGTCGTCCCGCGCTATGATCTGCCCGATGCGATCAGGCTGCGTGCGGTTCAGCGCCATCCCGGCGCTGCCGCATACAGGCCGCGCGACATCGCCAGGGACGACATCGCCTTCCTGCAATATACGGGCGGGACGACCGGACTGCCCAAGGGGGCGACGCTGCTGCACGGCAATGTCGCGGCGAATGTGGCGCAGCTCGAAGCGTGGATCGGGCATGAGATGGAGGCGCATGAAGACAAGGTGATGATCACGGCCTTGCCGCTTTATCATGTGTTCAGCCTCACAGCTTGCCTGCTATTCTTCCATTTCGGCGCGCGTCAGGTGCTGATCGCCAATCCGCGCGACATATCGGGCCTCGTCGACACGCTGAAGACGACGCCGTTCAACTGTGTCGTCCTGGTCAACACGCTCTACGACGCGCTGGCCAGCCATTCGCGGATCGGCGAGGTAGATTTCGCGCATCTCTATCTTTCAATCGCGGGCGGCATGCCGACGCAGAAGGCCGTTGCGCGCAAATGGAAGGCGCTGACCGGAACCGCCATCATCGAGGGGTACGGGCTTTCGGAAACCTCGCCCGTGGTCACGGCCAACCGGCTCGACCTGGAAGAGTTCTCCGGCGCCATCGGCTACCCGCTGCCCTCGACGGATGTCACCATCCGGGATCAGGAGGGCAATCTGCTCGGCTGCGATACGGAGGGGGAACTCTGCGTGCGTGGTCCGCAGGTCATGGCGCGCTACTGGAATCAGCCGCAGGAGACGAAGAAAGTCATGACACAGGACGGCTTCCTGCGCACCGGCGATGTTGCCGTGCTCCAGGAAGATGGCCTCGTGCGCATCGTCGACCGGCTCAAGGACACGATCTCCGTCTCCGGCTTCAACGTCTATCCCAACGAGGTCGAGAGCGTTCTGGCCGATCATCCGCAGATCGCCGAAGCGGCCGTGATCGGCGTGCCGGACGCCCATTCCGGTGAACGCGTCGTCGCTTACGTGGTGCGCCGGGATACGGCGTTGAGCGAGCAGCAGATCCGTGCCCATTGCTGGGAACTGCTTACGCCCTATAAACTTCCACGCGAGATCAGATTTCGTGACGCTCTGCCCAGGACGAATGTCGGAAAGGTGCTGCGCCGGGCATTGCGTGATTCAGACGATGGCGCTGGCAAGCGGGATCAGGTGGGCGAGGGGAGTGCTTCGTGAGCGGCGCGATGGTTGTCGCAGCTGTGGGCTTTTGCGCCCGCGCGGGATTTCGCGCCGCGTGTGAGCATAAGGCTTGACCGAAGTGAAAGTCTCGGCTAATTTCTGCGCAACTTTATGAAAGGAAAGCGCGAGCCATGAGCACGCTTATTCTCGTAATTGGGGCGCCATCGACGGAGCGGGTATGACCCGTACGATCCGGCGATGGTGCATGAGGCCCCCGAAGGGGCCTTTTTTATTGCCTGAACCACCCACACGAACGCCGCCCTCAACACAGAAGACAAACCGGTAAAGTTCCCCCGGTAGAACGCTTAAAGGAAAGTCGATCATGAGCGAGATGATGACCGGAGCCGAAATGGTCGTGCGCGCCCTCCAGGATCAGGGTGTCGAGCATATCTTCGGATATCCCGGGGGCGCCGTATTGCCGATTTACGACGCGCTGTTTCATCAGGACACGGTCGAGCAC includes the following:
- a CDS encoding prephenate dehydratase; amino-acid sequence: MSKIIAFQGERGANSNIACLDVHPDWTPLPCPTFEDAFAALKEGQAQLAMIPIENSVAGRVADIHHLLPESGLHIIGEYFLPVRHQLMAVKGATLATIRTVQSHVQALGQCRRTLRKLNLVPVVGADTAGSARQIAELADPTRAAIAPKLAAEVYGLEILAADIEDEAHNTTRFIILANDPLEIAAGTADCVTSFVFRVRNIPAALYKAMGGFATNGVNMTKLESYMIEGHFTATQFYAEVDGHKDEPHLRRALEELAFFSRELNVLGVYPAHPFRRKLRDTMDEE
- a CDS encoding 3-deoxy-manno-octulosonate cytidylyltransferase, which gives rise to MSDPVILIPARMAASRLPGKPLADIAGEPMITHVWRRAVEAGIGPVAVATDAPEIAQAVEAAGGVAVMTRADHASGSDRIFEALEALDPQGSHDVVVNVQGDFPTIDPRAIAAAILPLADPAVAIATLACPIRDEDEANDPNIVKVVGSPVSAGRLRALYFTRARAPWGEGPLYHHIGLYAFRRRALERFIGLAPSALEMREKLEQLRALEDGMRIDVTVVDDAPFGVDTPESLARARAVLGEPS
- a CDS encoding HIT domain-containing protein; translated protein: MSDFSLDTRLEADTIALGDLELCSVRLMNDARFPWLILVPRRPDIVELDDLAPEDARQLMEEARIAVSVMRKVADPDKVNVANLGNVVAQFHLHVIGRFLSDPAWPGPVWGHGERRTYPAHGVQPLIDRFTQAFAEA
- the nudC gene encoding NAD(+) diphosphatase, producing MTDFTKGHPPMGFATNGLMRHTSERGDDALARHRHDPQARIVLFAGDIPILRHTESGLSALHPAAIRGALPVAEEVYLGTLDGSHVLALLTAADQLEAFERDGTCFVLDLRSVATQGLVPEREAGMLAEAKSLLSWHARHRFCANCGAPTRASASGFRRDCDACGTQHFPRTDPVAIMLITHGERILLGRQARFPAGNYSCLAGFVEPGETVEDAVRRETFEEAGVRVGEVRYMLSQPWPFPSSLMIGCHGIAADDSLDIDYEEMEDVRWFSRDDVALMLEDRHPDNLRTPPPVAIAHHLVRLYLAR
- a CDS encoding AMP-binding protein, coding for MKAASRKSSAPAKNTRRQSCASHDIPRPWRDHYPDFVAHEIDESAVPDLAGLYDRAVSRFGQADAFESFGVRMRFTDLDGHVRAVAAWLSAQGYGRGDRIAVMMPNVMAYPAILFGILKAGCVVVNVNPLYTVRELRHQITDSGAKVLFVLENFAHTVERSDLAKAALEHVVLVAPGDLLGLKGHLVNAVSRYVKRVVPRYDLPDAIRLRAVQRHPGAAAYRPRDIARDDIAFLQYTGGTTGLPKGATLLHGNVAANVAQLEAWIGHEMEAHEDKVMITALPLYHVFSLTACLLFFHFGARQVLIANPRDISGLVDTLKTTPFNCVVLVNTLYDALASHSRIGEVDFAHLYLSIAGGMPTQKAVARKWKALTGTAIIEGYGLSETSPVVTANRLDLEEFSGAIGYPLPSTDVTIRDQEGNLLGCDTEGELCVRGPQVMARYWNQPQETKKVMTQDGFLRTGDVAVLQEDGLVRIVDRLKDTISVSGFNVYPNEVESVLADHPQIAEAAVIGVPDAHSGERVVAYVVRRDTALSEQQIRAHCWELLTPYKLPREIRFRDALPRTNVGKVLRRALRDSDDGAGKRDQVGEGSAS